One Panicum virgatum strain AP13 chromosome 9K, P.virgatum_v5, whole genome shotgun sequence genomic region harbors:
- the LOC120648143 gene encoding RING-H2 finger protein ATL39-like — protein sequence MDDAGGGGPAPTPAPHGRAASHRATLALAAVSVLLVLLCLFWRFVWQCRKHEGRSGGPASVAAADISAAAPPPSSRGLAPRTTLPAFVRVAAAGFGGGAEKVDCAVCLAELGDGEAAAWLVPGCGHGFHALCIEAWFRVNSTCPLCRAAVDGAAAAAGQSAGEARECGGSV from the coding sequence ATGGACGAcgccggtggcggtggcccTGCCCCAACGCCGGCGCCGCACGGGCGCGCCGCCTCCCACCGCGCCACGTTGGCGCTCGCGGCCGTCAGCGTCCTCCTCGTCCTGCTCTGCCTCTTCTGGCGCTTCGTCTGGCAGTGCAGGAAGCACGAAGGCAGAAGCGGCGGCCCCGCCAGCGTTGCAGCTGCCGatatctccgccgccgccccgccgccgtcctcgcgtGGCCTCGCGCCTCGCACGACGCTCCCGGCGTTCGtgcgcgtggccgcggcgggcttcggcggcggcgccgagaagGTCGACTGCGCGGTGTGCCTGGCGGAGCTAGGGGACGGCGAGGCCGCCGCGTGGCTGGTGCCGGGATGCGGGCACGGGTTCCATGCGTTGTGCATCGAGGCGTGGTTCCGCGTGAACTCGACGTGCCCGCTCTGCCGCGCCGCggtggacggcgccgccgcagccgcgggGCAGAGCGCCGGAGAGGCTCGGGAGTGCGGCGGCAGCGTATGA
- the LOC120648811 gene encoding E3 ubiquitin-protein ligase EL5-like, which yields MARRFLTPDAAAPPPATDGTPPAPHMQWNLHGSAAKVAVAGNVVVAVLFFAAIVWRIFFWGRGQGQDGAAVAPQAREAGGGAAAGASSSAASTPGASPRAPGGLRKDDLLALPAYVHGSSPDPEEGGETKVECAVCISELRDGDTARILPRCGHRFHAECVDRWFRSHVTCPLCRAVVADGGSGESCPKI from the coding sequence ATGGCAAGGAGATTCCTcacgcccgacgccgccgcgccaccgccggcaaCGGACGGCACCCCTCCGGCGCCGCACATGCAGTGGAACCTGCACGGGTCGGCCGCGaaggtcgccgtcgccgggaaCGTCGTCGTCGCGGTGCTCTTCTTCGCCGCCATCGTCTGGCGCATCTTCTTCTGGGGAAGAGGCCAGGGCCaggacggcgccgccgtcgctccgcAGGCGCgggaggcaggcggcggcgccgcagccGGGGCGTCCTCCTCGGCTGCCAGCACGCCGGGCGcgtcgccgcgggcgccgggcgGCCTGCGGAAGGACGACCTCCTGGCGCTGCCGGCGTACGTGCACGGCTCGTCCCCGGACccggaggagggcggcgagaCGAAGGTGGAGTGCGCGGTGTGCATCAGCGAGCTCAGGGACGGCGACACCGCCCGGATCCTGCCGCGGTGCGGGCACCGGTTCCACGCCGAGTGTGTGGACAGGTGGTTCCGGTCGCACGTCACCTGCCCGCTCTGCCGCGCCGTCGTGGCGGACGGCGGCTCCGGCGAGTCATGCCCCAAGATATGA